A region of Ictidomys tridecemlineatus isolate mIctTri1 chromosome 4, mIctTri1.hap1, whole genome shotgun sequence DNA encodes the following proteins:
- the LOC144376769 gene encoding uncharacterized protein LOC144376769, translating to MTPQNSLNHALFVLNFSNCEIEGHTAAERQMSPTITGPLGRVLWKDLQTGQWKDPDPVIMWGRGHACIFPEGAFRPIWVPECAIRHGRDRTEIQATEDRPGEAPIQKEEILKKDEENQIDPAEKLISWEDMKKLTSQASRIIRLLGKNRTPVLMVAAVIALLGCQDVEFSE from the exons ATGACTCCCCAAAATAGCCTCAATCATGCTTTGTtcgttttaaatttttcaaactgTGAAATAGAAGGTCACACTGCAGCTGAGAGACAAATGTCTCCCACAATAACAGGCCCTTTAGGCAGAGTTTTGTGGAAAGATTTACAGACTGGTCAATGGAAAGACCCAGACCCAGTgattatgtggggcagaggtcatgcttgtatttttccagaaggtgcttTTCGTCCTATCTGGGTGCCTGAATGTGCAATCAGACATGGAAGAGATAGAACCGAGATTCAAGCCACTGAAGATCGACCCGGAGAAGCCCCCATTCAAAAGGaagagatattgaaaaaagatGAAGAGAACCAGATTGACCCAGCCGAAAAGCTGATTTCATGGGAAGACATGAAGAAGCTAACATCCCAGGCTTCCCGAATAATTCGACTCCTGGGAAAGAACAGGACCCCAGTCTTGATGGTGGCGGCAGTAATTGCCCTGCTGGGCTGTCAG GATGTCGAGTTTTCAGAATAA